The following is a genomic window from Amblyraja radiata isolate CabotCenter1 chromosome 13, sAmbRad1.1.pri, whole genome shotgun sequence.
GTCATGTggtagtagaattaagccattcagcccatcaagtctactccgccatttgattatgatgatctatcactccctcctagccccattctcctgccttctccccataacctctaacacatgtactaatcaggaatctatctatctctgccttaaaaatatcaattggcttggcctccacagccttctgtggcaaagaattccacagattcaaaccctctgactaaagccatttctcctcatctccttcctaaaggagaattgtcttctgtaaatggtaaattgtccctagtgtgtaggatactggtagtgtacggggactgctggtcggcgcagacatggtgggccgaagggcctgcttccacgctgtatctctgactaAACCTGAAGCCCAAGGCTTCAGAGTATCCTCTTTGGGCCTCTCCGCCAGTCTAATTCTTAATCTAATTCTTAATTCTTAATAAATTAGTAGTTAACTGCtgttgttttattattgtcacatgtactgagatacattgAAAAAATCTTTTGCAAGCTATCTGGTCATATCATATTATAGGTGTCAAATCAAGTGCTATTGCAACAGCTAGCGCAAGGAGAAAAATACAAGATTGCAAAACATGGTGTTGCAGTGTgacagtgttacagttacagagaaagtgctaaGAACAAAAAAAGCACAAGGAccacaatgagataggttgggagATCATGGCTGCATTCTTAGTTTATAGGAGGATAGATCTGTAGTCTGGTAGTATAAAAAGCATTTCTTGAATTTGGCGGGCATGTGCTTTTAATCTTTTGTATCTCCTGCTCGAAGGCAGAATTGGGAAGAGGGAATggtctttaattatgttggctgcattccCAAGGCAGTGTGTAGCGTTGATAAAGTCAATGGGGAtttggttggtttgtgtgatcaaACTATAATGTACCCTTTTTTTGTACACTTGAAATAATCATTAATGTTGCTAGATCCTCTGCCTTATATGCAAGTTAAACTTGAtccccaatagaaacatagaaaataggtgcaggaggaggccattcggcccttcgagccagcaccgccattcattgtgatcatggctgatcgtccccaatcaataacccgtgcctgccttctccccatatcccttgattccaccagcccctagagctctatctaactctcttaaatccatccagtgatttggcctccactgccctgtggcagggaattccacaaattcacaactctctgggtgtaacagttttttctcacctcagtcttaaatggccttccctttattcatagactgtggcccctggttctggactcgcccaacattgggaccattttccctgcatctagcttgtccagtcctttcaaattttatatgtttctataagattcccctcatccttctaaactctggtgaatacaagcctagtcttttcaatctttcctcatatgacagtcccgccattccagggatcaatctcgtgaacttatgctgcactgcctcaatcacaaggatgtccttcctcaaattaggagaccaaaacagagaCAATAAGCCCCTCTCTCTTTTCTTAGTTGCCCATTGCTCTTCGCATCCTTAGATTACCTCTATTTTTTCATGTTTCATTTTACATGGTGGTATAGCGGTAGTGTTACTgcgttaccgcgccagagacctgggttcgatcctgactacggatgcttgtctgtacagagtttgtacattcgcatcgtgatccgcttgggttttctccgagatctttggtttcctcccaaactccaaagatgtacagatttgtagcatcattggcttggtataaatataaaatagttcctagtgtatatagggcagtgttaatgtgcagggatcgctggtcggtgcggacccggtggaccaaaCGGCATGTTTCCgcaatatatctctaaactaaactaatgttcctTTTCATTTCACCATGGCACTTGTTATATGCTTCTGGACTTCCTGCAATATTGAGCTCTTACAACATCTTATCATCCAGGGGCTTCACAGAGTTatcgagtcacacagcacaaaaacaagttttttggcctaactcatccatgctgaccaagatgccccttatAAGCTCGGcccatttgtccatgtttggcccataaccatccgaacgtttcctatccatgtaaacaaAACTCCAGAATTGATATTCAGCCCTTTGAGGTATCTTATTTACCCCAAACACTTTGGATCTCATTCAATTACTCTTACTTTTTACTTTTACAACAGATTTACTTTTAAATAGCTGTTTGCAATCCACATTTGCTATATCACTTTTCAGTTTCATTACATTTGCTTCTCCCAATTCAGAATATTTTCTCtaattttatcttttttttttcataAAAACTTATTAAATCATGATgatcactgcaaaaatacttgctcTGACACTCTTGTATATGCTCAGTTTTATTCCATAAAACAAATTGCCGAATTTCCCCCAGTCACAACTTCTTGTTGGTCTTCCTACATACTGGCCAATAAGTTCTTCTGAATGTAATTTTGGAATTCGGTGCCTTCTATGTCTGAGAAATTCAAAGTGTTACAATTTGATAAGAATGTTAAGAGAGGGAAACATTAGATACATTAGAGGATACAGTTGTAAAATCACCACAATAATAGGGACACCTGAGGATACGTGTGCACAGTACATTGGAAGTGGCAGTTGAGAAAATAGTTAATGTACAAATGAGATTCTGTGTTTTTATAAACAGATGCATGTAGCAAGGAACTACAACCATGTAGCACAATGAATTTTAAGGGAAAAAAAGCTAGGTCATCCCCCAACTGGAAAATTGAATCCAGTTTAGGAAAGATGTAAAGTCCTTGGTGATActtcagaagagatttaccaaaaAAGATTCCAGAAATGTCAAACGGTAATTTGGATAGATcaaaaatataggagcaaagaggtccttctgtagttgtacagagccctagtgagaccacacctggagtattgtgtacagttttggtcccctaatttgaggaaggacattcttgctattgagggtgtgcagcgtaggttttcaaggttaattcccgggatggcaggactgtcatatgctgagagaatggagcagctgggcttgtgcactctggagtttagaaggatgagaggcaatctcatggaaacatataagattgttaagggcttggacgcactagaggcaggaaacatgttcccgatgttggggaagtccagaaccaggggccacagtttaagaataaggagtaagtcatttagaacggagacgaggaaacactttttctcacagagagtggtgagtctgtggcattctctgcctcagaggcaggttctctggatgctttcaagagagtgctagatagggctcttaaaaatagcggagtcaggggatatgggagaaggcaggaacggggtactgattggggatgatcagccatgatcacattgaatggcagtgctggcttgaagggccaaatggcctgctcctgcacctattgtctattgtctaaaaagttAATAATCAAATGATAAAATCAGCTATTTGTGACAAAAACAACTGTAGGGTATTGATACTAAACAACAAGATTTGCATTGAAATCGACTTTGATAAATTAAATGCTGAATTTTCTTCTGGTCTAGCATAGTCCTGTGTTCCAACCCCTCTGTTAGAATGGAGGAAAAGATTAATCTGAATTGAAACAAAGAATTTGAAGTGGACAGGAGAATTTGATTTGAACATATCTGATGGCATTGCAAGTTTCAAGCTAATATTATTAACAAATGAATAATTGAGCTAGTGTGCCCTCAAGAAACAAAATGACACAAACTCatattttcagaattttattCTAATTGGTACATTTTCTTAAAGAAACATGTCCTAGGTAGGATGAGCAGTGTCTGAACCACTTCCTACCTACATATGGCAGCTGGTACATTTTGATGGTGCATTTGGTCCAGTTTATGACTTTCACCCAGACACCTTCACCTAACAGCTAAACGCACACTGTTGGTGAAGAAAATGTTTCTCCAATAGGTATGTGAGTGCAATCATAAAAAAGAACCAACCATTAAAGCATCACTCAACATACCTGAAATGTGACTTGTCTTTAGATTCTCAAATTTATGAATATAAAAGAAAAATTATAGTTGCCAAAATTCAGAGGTACAAGAAAGAATTGCTATTTTCATTCCTAGTTATCAAACAGTAATAACGGTTTGTTAGAAGTATagcataacaaaaaaaaaaactacaagcCTTGGCTCATGATTTTACAGCATATTTAAATCAATATTTTGGATGCTTCCTTTATGAACTAGTTAGCCTGATTGGTGATTACAGCTGAAAATAGTCAGGCTTAAAGCTGGTGGGCATATGTATTCACTTTGGATTCAGtggaattttaaatgttttttgccTCTATGATGGGGCTTCACTGGCAGTAGGACTGGGCTCAAATGAAGAACCAGAATCAGGAACGTAGTTGGAGCCAGAGCCAGTACCAGAACCTGAGCCATCATCTGCAGGAGGTGTTGGGGGTTCATCATCAAAATAGGGATTGTAGTAACCAGTTTGATCCATAGCTGGGATTAACGCCCTGGAAATTACTGGAAAACAGGAATCAGGATAAAGGAGAAAGCCGCTGAACGTGCTGTCAGTATCCTGATCTGCGGAGACACCATTGAAACTAGAATCCTTCACTTGTAACCATATCTTGTCCCCTGCAGTAAGATGTAATATCACAGTTTGGGAAGCTTGACCCTCGGTAGCTTTGCTAGATGTCTTGATAACTAATTTACGATTTTTAAATAATCCGAGTTTAATTGGATTTGTTAGTATTGACAAATGGTAACTAAATTCATATGTCCCATTGACTGGGGCTATGTAAACTCCAACTGTAGGATTAAAGTGTCCCTGTCTGTTGTAGAAAATTACTGTGAATGGTATGGGGAAAAACGGATTTGGTAACCCATCTTCGACATTTCGTCCAGCAGAAAAAGCTGATTGGGTGGTAGGAGCACATGGGCCAGGAGGTCCTTCTTCACCCTCATTGCCCTGTTCACCTGTGGCTCCTTTTTCGCCAGTTTTTCCCTCCTCACCCGCTGGCCCTTGATCTCCTTTGATTCCTCCAGGTCCAGTTGGTCCAGTACTGCCAGGTTCGCCTTTTTCTCCATCTACACAGTCACATGAACCTAGTTCCCCTTTGCTACCTTTCACTCCTTCAACACCACTGTCTCCTTTAAAGCCAGTGCTTCCTGTTTCACCTTTGAGGCCAGGTTGTCCCGACAAGCCAACTTCACCCATATCTCCCTTTGGACCACTGGAACTTGTatctcctttctgtcctggatctccttTTATGCTCTGGCATTCAGCGGGACATTGACCAGGAACACCTGAACTTCCCTTAACACCTGGGAGTCCATTAGCACCTGGGTTACCCCTTAGACCTAAAATCAAAATTGGAAAAGATTAATACAAAAGGCATTTGCCAAAATAAATAATCAgaaattgaattaatttaattACTCTATAATTTTCTAAAGAAATATAAATTATTTTGCTGAAGCTTTTGCTTAATTGTCATTTGGATGACAAATGTATTCAAATAATTTTCAATTGTCTCCAACCTGCAAATTTAAACTTTAAAGAGAACAGGAAAAATTGTAAAGACTGATAGAGGACATGAGCAAGCAAAAGAAATTGACCAGCAAATTGAGAACTAAAACTCACACAAAGTGCTGTGAGTGGCAGATCTAATGTGCTTTAGGTCTCTTTCTCGGCAGACATGGCTGTACTTTCTCATAGCTCACATACAATAGAATTAAGGTGTACCTTATTGGTGCGTAAACATTTTATGTGATGATGGTTTGGCTAAATCATCAGTTTTGCTGCTGAAAGCAGTAAGCATCTAAGGGTGACTGCTACTACTGGGCGTAtaaaaaggaagatagacactagTGGAACAGTTGTGTTAAGATTCAAGAGCCGGGTGGAGGGCAAGTTGTGAAGCTTTGGCTCGAGAGACTTCAGCGTAGTCTGTATTCAGCAGATGGTGGGATAAAATCCAGTCTATGTTATTTTCCCTTCGTATATTTTCTTCCAGTATCCCTGAGGGCTACACCTGCGTGAGCTGCTTATGGACCGTTTTAGGGAACCGGCGCAGCGGCTGGATGACCTGTGGATTATCTGGGAGACTGAGATCAATGATAGGTGGTACAGTGAGGTGGTCATGCCTAGGGTACGGGCAGGAAGtagatgggtgaccaccaggaaaggAAGCAGGCCGAGTACAGAATCCCCTGTGGCATTTCCCCCTTGACCACAGGTATGTgcctttggatactgttgggggctaTGACTTGTCAGAGGAGAGTAGCAGAGGTCAGGTCTATGGCATTGGGGCCAACACTGAGGTAATGCATGGAAAGGTGAAGACAAGCAGAGCCATAGTGATAGGAGACCTCTTAGTTAGGGAAGAAGACAAGTGTTTCTGTGACAGcaagagactccaggatggtttgTTTCCTCCCTGGAGCTAGGACTCAGGATATCTCAGAGTGGTTGCACAATATTCTCAAGAGAGAGGGCAAGCAGCCGGAGGTCATTATGTaagttggtacaaatgacattggTAGGAAAAGGGATGCAGTCCTGCAGAGTGAATACAGGGAGCTAGGCgaaaggttaaaaagcaggacctcgaGGACAGTTTTCTCCGTATTGCCCCTGGAGCCACGTGCTAATGAGGATAAGAACAGGAAGATAGAATAGGTAAATTTGTTGGTGCAGGATTCAGATTGTTTTACTATTGGGAACGTTTTCTGGGGCAGTACGGAAGGCAATGAAAGCAGTAGACATGATAGGCAGGAGCACAGAAGGAAGTGAGGTAGGACTGTTGGTTTAAGTTGTGTCTATTTCAATGCGAGAGGCTTGACAGGAAATGTGGATAAACTCGGAGTATGGTTAGGTACATGCACATTATAGCTATTACAGAAACTGGGCTAAGTGAGGGATCCATCTGTCAGATTAATGTTCCATAGAAAGGTGCTGCAGGCGAGACAGTGGTGGGGGTAAAAGTTGCTTTATTAAGGAGAATGTTGCAATAGTAGTCTAAGCTATCATAACTGATGGTttgtccagtgaggctatatggatgGAGCTGAGAAAAAAAACGAGATGATcgccttgttgggagtgtactatgGGCCCCCTAAAAGTTTACGGGAATTATAGGGCCAAAGACTTGAATGGGATGGAATGTGTTAAATATGTTCAGGAAAGATTCCTTAGGCAGTATGTGGAGGGCCCTACTAGGGAGAGGGCAAAACATAAcctactcttaggaaattggaAAGGCCAAGTGAATGAAGTGTCAGTGGGCGAGCCTATTGTTCGAGTGACCATAGACCCTAGAAGAGTTTAGGGAACTGAGGagcatatttaagaaggaaacCAGGAGTCTAAAAGGGGGTAGGAGGTAGATCTGGCTGATAATATTAAGAGAAATCCAAAGAGATTAAGGGAAAGAGgagaactagagagagaataacCACAGAAACCAAAGCAGTCATCTACGTGTGGAACCGCAGGTGATGGGCAAGGTCATCAATGAGTATCTTACCTTTATTTTTACTGTAGAGAAAAACGTAAACATTAGGAAACTTAGGACAGTTAAtgaagatgtcttgaggacaatcCTTATTATGGTCGAGTAGGTACTGGACGTCCTACGGGGTATGAAGGTAAATAAACCcaccaggcctgatcagatatatccaaggcccCTGtgagaagctagagaagaaattgcagaagccCTGGTTGAGAGACATAAATCATCATCAGACACGGGTGAGGTCCCGGACGactggaggatggctaatgttgtgGCTAATGAGCCTGTGGTAGGTAAGTTAATGGagaagattctgagggataagatatatttgCATTTGAAtagacagggtctgattaggtatagtcagcatggttttttatgtgggagatcatgtctcacaaattgaTTGTTTcttttgaagaggtaaccaaaATGGTTGATGAAGGCAAAGTTGTAAATgttatctatatggacttcagcaaggcctatgatgaggttccacatggtaggctgctctggaaggttagatcacactggatccagggagagctagccgactggatagaaatttggcttcatggtaggaagcataggaaggttgcttttcagactgtaGGCCTGTGATGAGAGGTGTGCCTCAGGGACTATTGACCAGTAAGCCTAATAGCTGCGGTAGGTAAGTTAATGGAGAAGTTTCTGAGGGATAAGACAGggataagaaggtacacaaaaatgctggagaaactcagcgggtgcagcagcatctatggagcgaaggaaataggtaacgttttgggccgaaacgttacccatttccttcgctccatagatgctgctgcacccgctgagtttctccagcatttttgtgtacctccgattttccagcatctgcagttccttcttgaagacaGGGATAAGatatgcatttagatagacagggtctgattagaaatagtcaacatggttttgtacatgggaggtcacgtctcccatgtacaaaacattGCTGTTCATTATtttcattaatgatttggatgagaatgtataaggcatgattagtaagtttgacaTTACAGTAGGTGGTATTGtgaatagtgaagatggttatcaataattacagcaggctcttgatcagctgggcaagtgggttgaggaatggctaatgaagTTGGCTAATGGCTAAGtgcgaggtgttacattttgagaAGTCAACTCATGGCAGGACCACAGTGAATGTTAGGACCCAGGGGTGTGTTGCAGAGCAGATGGATTTAGGAGTACatatacatagttccctgaaagtggcatcacaggcagGTACAGTGGCCAAGAagccttttggtacattggccttcataaagggcatcccacttgggagacctccacCGTGACCTCTGGCGGCCTTGCCCGCGACCCAGTCACAGgaaggtcgccacaaggtcgtaggaggttttcgtcactctccttcatggtcgagaatggtctccgcgtagtcgaggcttcagctaggtcacggcgtatctttcaagatgttaaaaattggccacgactaaaaataggtcgccgtgggaaaaatcaatattttattaGTCCTAGGTCTAGTCGAAGTCGGTCGTACTAGGTTGTgacgctagtcgtaggtagtcaaagGTGGTCGAAgataatagctccggggtgaaaaaaaggtcagtagaaaaaaaaggttatttaaacagcagaacgtcatctcagtcactccaaggcatgttcattcatagctggagagttttttggagaggagacttgtgttttagaaatggcaccaaaaaggcagcagtgcagggggagggcacaaccctaaaaacctgccatgcaggagttgcccacccaggaggaggagtggcaggaggtgatgccacaggaggtgatagtgtagGAGG
Proteins encoded in this region:
- the LOC116979716 gene encoding complement C1q and tumor necrosis factor-related protein 9-like, which encodes MLNVFTLWALLTIAEGALLNETGQPSSRGLPDPSVEYNMCPIPNQDYPFNADMVPAYCVCMHCKGPKGDQGPRGDRGNFGAPGRPGSSGMKGIKGARGPRGPGGFRGLKGQKGTRGPRGMMGLKGIRGHRGFEGRRGLRGNPGANGLPGVKGSSGVPGQCPAECQSIKGDPGQKGDTSSSGPKGDMGEVGLSGQPGLKGETGSTGFKGDSGVEGVKGSKGELGSCDCVDGEKGEPGSTGPTGPGGIKGDQGPAGEEGKTGEKGATGEQGNEGEEGPPGPCAPTTQSAFSAGRNVEDGLPNPFFPIPFTVIFYNRQGHFNPTVGVYIAPVNGTYEFSYHLSILTNPIKLGLFKNRKLVIKTSSKATEGQASQTVILHLTAGDKIWLQVKDSSFNGVSADQDTDSTFSGFLLYPDSCFPVISRALIPAMDQTGYYNPYFDDEPPTPPADDGSGSGTGSGSNYVPDSGSSFEPSPTASEAPS